Proteins co-encoded in one Mastacembelus armatus chromosome 24, fMasArm1.2, whole genome shotgun sequence genomic window:
- the myct1a gene encoding myc target protein 1 homolog, whose amino-acid sequence MAENNTNLFLEILQSFDAVPLIIAFCVSMAVGLVLGALVYVILTWMARRRAGSASITPPRQSRTSTRNRPGFNRNNSSDRRSNNSLVSAAFSFHRQTSSPDHLDPLGQKSTFRASTFHPLLQCSQIAREAEEGSQTTLPRTPTLSTSAASAQTAAQPAGTPPRPESFWGNNSLRGFHAIQPPPPAYESIIKAYQETCT is encoded by the exons ATGGCTGAGAATAACACAAATCTCTTTCTGGAAATTCTTCAGTCTTTTGATGCTg TCCCTCTGATCATAGCGTTCTGTGTGTCCATGGCTGTGGGCCTGGTGCTGGGGGCCCTGGTTTATGTGATCTTGACCTGGATGGCTCGGCGCAGAGCAGGCTCAGCCAGCATCACCCCACCTCGCCAATCACGCACCTCAACCCGCAACCGTCCAGGCTTTAATCGGAACAACAGCTCTGACCGACGCAGCAACAACAGTTTAGTCAGCGCTGCTTTCAGCTTTCACCGCCAGACGTCCTCCCCAGATCACCTTGACCCACTGGGGCAAAAATCCACCTTCAGGGCCTCCACCTTCCACCCGCTTCTTCAGTGCAGCCAGATCGCgagggaggcagaggagggaaGCCAGACCACCCTGCCTCGTACACCGACTCTGAGCACATCTGCTGCATCAGCTCAAACTGCAGCCCAGCCAGCTGGCACCCCACCCAGACCGGAGTCCTTTTGGGGGAACAACAGTTTGAGGGGCTTCCATGCAATACAGCCCCCACCTCCAGCTTATGAGAGCATTATTAAAGCTTATCAGGAAACGTGCACCTGA